The following DNA comes from Rhizobium sp. BT04.
CAGATCGTGACCGACATAGCCGATCCGGCGATAGCCCCGCTTGAGCAGGTAGCTGGCACTTTCCCGCCCGGCCGCACGGTTCGAGAAGCCGACGGCGATATCGAGAGCATCGCCGTCCAGATCGAGCAGTTCCACCACCCGGCAGCCGCTGGCGCGCAGCATCTTCACCGTACCCTCGGTATGCTCGCATCCCGCCAGCATGACCGCCGCCGGCCGCCAGGCGAGCATCGCGGCGGCGAGCGCTTCCTCCTTGCTCGGATCATAGTCGGTGACGGAGAATACCGCCTGGTACCGGTTTTCCTCCAGAACGGCGCTGGCGCCGCGCAGCACATCGGGAAAGACGATGTTGGAGAGCGACGGGATGACGAAGGCGACAAGGCGCGAACCAGTGGAGGCCAGCGTCCCCGCAATCCGGTTCGGCACATAGCCCAGCCGCTCGACGGCAGCCATCACCCGTTCCCGGGTCCTGCCGGAAAACGAACCATGGTTGCGCAGCACGCGCGACACCGTGCTTTCGCCGACACCGGCCGCTTCCGCGACCTCGGCAAGCGTGACCGTCGCCTGATGTTTGAATTCCATCGTTACGTTTGAACCCAGCTTTCGAGGTGATCGCTCAGCCTGTCCGCCTATGACCCGAGCTGACCCCATTTTTCACCGCTCCCGCCAAGAAGCAAGGTTTTTCTGGCAGCGCTACCAATTCGCTGTTGGCAGCGCTGCCAAATTGGATTAATGAAAATGGTAGCGCTGCCAACGTGCCGGGCATGCCCGGTGCGCGGGCCGTTTCTGCTAGGTTATCTGAAGGACTTCACCGGGAGCAGCAGCGCCGGCATGTATCTGCTGGCGGCTGCACTGCATCGGCTCGCTGTGACGGTTCCGGCGAAAAGCGTCGCTGAACCACAGCCCCTCCGGGATGCCACCCGGAGGGGCGCAAAGCTTTCCTCTTAAGACTGGAGAACCTCCTCATGTCACTGCTTGCTGAAAACCCGGGCTCGACCGTTGTCGCGGCCGTTATCGGTCTTGGTTCGATGGGGCTGGGAATGGCCCGGTCGATGAAGCGCGCAGGT
Coding sequences within:
- a CDS encoding LacI family DNA-binding transcriptional regulator; translation: MEFKHQATVTLAEVAEAAGVGESTVSRVLRNHGSFSGRTRERVMAAVERLGYVPNRIAGTLASTGSRLVAFVIPSLSNIVFPDVLRGASAVLEENRYQAVFSVTDYDPSKEEALAAAMLAWRPAAVMLAGCEHTEGTVKMLRASGCRVVELLDLDGDALDIAVGFSNRAAGRESASYLLKRGYRRIGYVGHDLMRDTRAGKRFSSFCETLDAHGTPLVAREILAGASSVENGRLGLERLLARASELDAVYFSNDDMALGGYFHCLAQGIAIPSKLAIFGYNGLDIGRATPQPLSTIRTPRVATGQIAAQMVVTNAPPQAVDLGFELIEGATA